Proteins encoded within one genomic window of Salipaludibacillus agaradhaerens:
- the hisS gene encoding histidine--tRNA ligase, which translates to MKYKLPRGTQDILPEESRKWQYIEAKAHDLCQRYNYKEIRTPIFEQTDLFARGVGDTTDIVQKEMYTFDDRGGRSLTLRPEGTASTVRSFVENKMHGWADQPTKLYYIGPMFRYERPQSGRMRQFVQFGVEAMGSADPAIDAEVIGLAMDFYSELGLKNLKLIINSLGDKESRRNHKEALINHFKPRINEFCKDCQTRLEKNPLRILDCKVDRNHELMLDAPAILEYLNEDSVTYFEQVKTFLKDMNISYEVDASLVRGLDYYNNTAFEIMIDGDGFGAITTLSGGGRYNGLVEEIGGPATPGIGFALSIERLLMALETQGIELPLEDGLDAYLVTMGDKAKTAAPKLLHQLRHEGLKVDADYLAKKVKGQMKAADRQQAKVVLIIGDEELATNSVMLKSMATGEQELVSITDITDKIKNYKSE; encoded by the coding sequence ATGAAATACAAATTACCGCGGGGGACACAAGATATTTTACCTGAGGAATCACGGAAATGGCAATACATAGAAGCAAAAGCTCATGATTTGTGTCAGCGTTATAACTACAAAGAAATCCGCACACCGATTTTTGAACAGACTGATTTGTTTGCAAGAGGTGTGGGGGATACGACTGATATTGTTCAGAAAGAAATGTATACGTTTGATGATCGCGGTGGCAGAAGTTTGACACTAAGACCAGAAGGAACAGCTTCTACGGTCCGTTCATTCGTTGAAAATAAAATGCACGGATGGGCTGATCAACCAACTAAATTATATTATATTGGTCCCATGTTTCGCTATGAGCGGCCTCAATCAGGACGTATGCGCCAATTTGTTCAATTTGGTGTGGAAGCTATGGGGAGTGCGGACCCTGCTATAGACGCAGAAGTCATTGGTTTAGCAATGGATTTCTATAGTGAACTCGGTTTAAAGAACTTAAAGCTTATTATAAATAGTCTTGGTGATAAAGAGAGCCGTCGTAATCATAAGGAAGCACTGATTAATCACTTTAAACCACGAATAAATGAGTTTTGTAAAGATTGTCAAACACGTCTGGAAAAAAATCCGCTAAGAATCCTAGATTGTAAAGTAGATCGAAATCACGAATTAATGCTAGACGCTCCGGCTATACTAGAGTACTTAAATGAGGACTCCGTCACCTATTTTGAACAAGTAAAGACATTTTTAAAGGATATGAACATCTCATACGAAGTGGACGCTTCTCTTGTTCGTGGACTCGATTATTATAACAATACAGCATTTGAAATTATGATTGATGGAGATGGATTTGGTGCGATAACAACGTTAAGTGGCGGTGGTCGCTATAATGGCCTTGTGGAAGAGATAGGTGGTCCAGCTACACCCGGAATAGGTTTTGCTCTTAGTATTGAGCGCTTATTAATGGCACTTGAGACCCAAGGAATTGAACTTCCTTTGGAGGATGGGTTAGATGCCTATCTTGTTACAATGGGAGACAAAGCGAAGACTGCGGCACCAAAATTATTACATCAATTACGTCATGAAGGTTTGAAGGTTGATGCAGACTATTTGGCAAAAAAAGTGAAAGGGCAAATGAAGGCTGCAGATCGCCAGCAGGCAAAAGTCGTCCTTATTATTGGTGATGAGGAACTAGCAACCAATTCAGTAATGTTAAAATCAATGGCCACTGGTGAACAAGAACTAGTATCAATCACTGATATCACAGATAAAATTAAAAACTATAAGAGTGAATAA
- a CDS encoding (Fe-S)-binding protein: MKISLFLTCLGDVVYPGEVGKSAVELLERLGCEVDFPIKQTCCGQPAYNSGFHNETRDVAKHMIRTFQHAEYVISPSGSCITMLHEYPRLFQDDQDWRILAEELAAKSYELTQFIVDVLNIHDVGAEFHANVTYHTSCHMTRLLGVKEAPMTLLKHVKGLSFSELPNKQQCCGFGGTFSVKMLPISEQMVNEKVKHIEETDADVLVGADLGCLMNIGGRIERQGKPIKVMHIAEVLNSQV, encoded by the coding sequence ATGAAAATATCATTATTTTTAACGTGTTTGGGGGACGTCGTTTATCCTGGTGAGGTTGGGAAGAGCGCAGTTGAACTATTGGAGCGATTAGGGTGTGAAGTAGATTTTCCGATTAAACAAACGTGCTGTGGCCAGCCGGCATATAATAGTGGCTTTCATAATGAAACGAGAGACGTGGCAAAACATATGATTCGCACATTCCAACATGCTGAATATGTTATTTCACCGTCAGGATCTTGTATAACGATGTTGCATGAATATCCACGTCTTTTCCAAGATGATCAAGATTGGCGTATATTGGCAGAGGAGCTTGCTGCCAAATCTTATGAACTAACACAATTTATTGTGGATGTATTAAATATTCATGATGTAGGTGCTGAATTTCATGCAAACGTGACTTACCATACTTCTTGTCACATGACCCGTTTACTCGGTGTAAAAGAAGCTCCTATGACTCTCTTAAAACATGTCAAAGGGTTATCGTTTTCAGAATTACCGAATAAACAGCAGTGTTGTGGATTCGGAGGTACCTTTAGTGTAAAAATGTTACCGATTTCAGAGCAAATGGTGAATGAGAAGGTTAAACATATTGAGGAAACAGATGCCGACGTGTTAGTTGGTGCTGATTTAGGGTGTTTAATGAATATAGGGGGGCGTATTGAGCGGCAGGGTAAGCCAATAAAAGTGATGCATATTGCAGAAGTGTTAAATAGTCAAGTTTAA
- the dtd gene encoding D-aminoacyl-tRNA deacylase has translation MRVVVQRSREASVTVNNRVTGAINHGLVLLIGVTHEDTEKDVQYTADKIAGLRMFEDDAQKMNLSVQDVKGQILSISQFTLYGDCRKGKRPNFMAAAKPDHAQVLYDMFNKRLIEKHGLTVETGVFGEMMDVALVNDGPVTLIVDSQTK, from the coding sequence ATGCGAGTTGTGGTACAGCGATCTCGAGAAGCGAGTGTGACGGTCAATAATCGTGTTACGGGGGCTATCAATCATGGACTTGTGCTTTTGATTGGCGTAACACATGAAGATACTGAAAAAGATGTTCAATATACAGCTGATAAAATAGCAGGCCTACGAATGTTTGAAGATGATGCTCAAAAAATGAATCTTTCTGTTCAAGACGTGAAAGGACAAATTTTATCAATCTCTCAATTTACATTGTATGGTGATTGCCGAAAAGGGAAACGGCCTAATTTTATGGCAGCTGCAAAGCCAGATCACGCACAAGTTCTTTATGATATGTTTAATAAGCGCCTTATAGAAAAACATGGACTTACAGTGGAAACAGGTGTTTTTGGAGAAATGATGGATGTGGCGTTAGTAAATGACGGGCCGGTGACACTGATTGTAGATAGTCAAACTAAATAG
- the aspS gene encoding aspartate--tRNA ligase: MSQRTHVCGEILEELIGEQVVLQGWVKRRRDLGQVIFIDLRDRSGHVQVVFNGEKYPEALNAAEKVRNEYVLEISGTVVKRDEETINDKIATGKVEVIVENMAILNASKPVPFLIEDNVEISEDVRLKHRYLDLRRPKMYETMQTRYRTTKLIRDILDEQNFMEIETPMLTKSTPEGARDYLVPSRVHEGEFYALPQSPQLFKQLLMVSGFERYYQIARCFRDEDLRADRQPEFTQVDIEASFLGKEQLLEMMEEMMGRIIKEIKGVDIPKPFPRLTYKEAMDRFGSDKPDTRYGMELVDISQHVENSDFKVFASTVQNGGVVKGICVKGVADNYSRKDLDDLSSFAEIYGGKGLAWLKVEENNTLKGPIAKFFNEQVSSTIVENFAAEAGDVLFFVADKQRVAWDVLGALRVKFAKELDLVNYEDFNFLWVTEFPLLSYDEDEKRYVAEHHPFTRPLAEDEALLITAPEKVRAEAYDLVLNGYELGGGSQRIYERPLQEKMFAALGFTDEEAKSQFGFLLDAFEYGTPPHGGIALGLDRLVMILAGRSNLRDTIAFPKTASASCLLTNAPSSVSEKQLDELKLAVTVEEEE; this comes from the coding sequence GTGAGTCAAAGAACACATGTATGTGGAGAAATATTAGAAGAGTTAATCGGCGAGCAAGTCGTCCTGCAAGGGTGGGTTAAAAGGCGTCGGGATTTAGGCCAAGTTATATTTATTGATCTACGTGATCGATCAGGCCATGTTCAAGTTGTTTTCAATGGAGAAAAGTACCCGGAAGCATTAAACGCAGCAGAAAAAGTAAGAAACGAGTATGTACTTGAAATATCAGGGACTGTTGTAAAGCGAGATGAAGAAACAATTAATGACAAGATAGCTACGGGTAAAGTAGAAGTAATAGTCGAAAATATGGCGATTTTAAATGCCTCTAAGCCTGTGCCATTTTTGATTGAAGATAATGTTGAAATTTCTGAAGATGTGAGGCTGAAACACCGTTACCTCGATTTGAGACGTCCAAAAATGTATGAAACGATGCAAACACGTTATCGAACGACCAAATTAATTAGGGATATATTGGATGAACAAAACTTCATGGAAATTGAAACCCCGATGCTGACGAAAAGTACCCCTGAAGGAGCAAGAGATTATCTTGTACCATCAAGGGTACACGAAGGTGAATTCTACGCGTTGCCACAATCACCGCAATTATTTAAGCAACTTTTAATGGTATCTGGCTTTGAGAGGTATTATCAAATTGCACGCTGTTTCCGTGATGAAGATTTACGGGCTGACAGACAGCCTGAATTTACCCAAGTGGATATTGAAGCTTCTTTTTTGGGGAAAGAGCAACTGCTAGAGATGATGGAAGAGATGATGGGTCGTATCATTAAAGAAATAAAAGGTGTTGACATTCCAAAACCATTTCCTCGTTTGACATATAAGGAAGCGATGGATCGATTTGGTTCTGATAAACCTGACACGCGTTATGGTATGGAATTAGTCGATATTTCACAGCATGTTGAGAATAGTGATTTCAAAGTATTTGCAAGCACCGTTCAAAATGGTGGTGTCGTAAAAGGTATTTGTGTTAAAGGTGTGGCCGATAACTATTCCCGTAAAGATTTAGACGATCTAAGTTCATTTGCAGAAATTTACGGTGGAAAAGGTCTCGCTTGGTTAAAGGTAGAAGAAAACAATACATTAAAAGGACCGATAGCTAAGTTTTTTAATGAACAAGTTTCTTCTACTATCGTTGAGAATTTTGCTGCTGAAGCTGGTGATGTGCTGTTTTTTGTGGCGGATAAACAACGAGTAGCATGGGATGTGCTAGGGGCATTGCGTGTTAAATTTGCTAAAGAACTAGATCTCGTCAATTATGAAGACTTTAACTTTCTGTGGGTCACTGAATTTCCACTACTATCATATGATGAAGATGAAAAAAGATATGTAGCGGAGCATCATCCTTTTACACGTCCGCTTGCTGAAGACGAAGCATTGCTTATCACTGCCCCAGAAAAAGTAAGGGCAGAAGCGTATGATCTAGTCTTAAACGGTTATGAACTTGGGGGAGGCTCACAACGTATTTATGAGCGTCCACTTCAAGAAAAAATGTTTGCAGCTCTCGGTTTCACCGATGAGGAGGCAAAAAGCCAATTCGGCTTCCTACTAGATGCATTTGAATATGGCACACCGCCGCACGGAGGGATTGCTCTAGGATTAGACAGGCTTGTCATGATCCTTGCTGGAAGATCCAATTTACGAGACACGATCGCTTTCCCTAAGACAGCTAGCGCTAGTTGCTTACTGACGAATGCCCCAAGTAGTGTAAGTGAAAAACAATTAGACGAATTAAAATTAGCTGTGACTGTAGAAGAAGAGGAGTAA
- a CDS encoding adenine phosphoribosyltransferase, with the protein MDFKQYITVVEDFPKEGIRFKDITTLMENGEIYKKAIDDMANFAKEKDVDVIVGPEARGFVVGCPISYALGIGFVPVRKAGKLPREVLEVDYGLEYGKDSLNIHKDAIKPGQKVLITDDLLATGGTIEATIKMVETLGGKVVGIAFMIELGYLDGRDKLKNYDVFSLVTY; encoded by the coding sequence ATGGATTTTAAGCAGTATATTACCGTTGTTGAAGATTTCCCGAAAGAAGGTATACGTTTCAAAGATATAACCACACTTATGGAAAATGGAGAAATTTATAAAAAAGCTATTGATGATATGGCTAATTTCGCTAAGGAAAAAGATGTGGATGTTATTGTAGGACCAGAAGCACGAGGGTTTGTAGTCGGTTGTCCTATTTCTTATGCATTAGGTATTGGTTTTGTACCTGTAAGAAAGGCTGGCAAACTTCCGAGAGAGGTGCTAGAGGTAGATTATGGACTTGAATACGGAAAAGATTCATTAAATATACATAAGGACGCCATTAAGCCTGGTCAAAAGGTGCTGATTACGGATGATTTATTAGCAACTGGTGGCACGATAGAGGCTACGATTAAAATGGTGGAAACACTTGGAGGTAAAGTGGTAGGTATTGCATTTATGATTGAACTTGGTTATTTAGATGGACGAGATAAATTGAAGAACTATGATGTATTCAGCCTCGTCACGTACTAA
- a CDS encoding RelA/SpoT family protein yields the protein MTSEQVFQKASEYLSDQDVAFVRKAYEMAEDAHREQYRKSGEPYIWHPIQVAGILVDLSMDPNTIAAAFLHDVVEDTDVPLEELAEQFGEEVAMLVDGVTKLGKIKYKSKEEQQAENHRKMFVAMARDIRVILIKLADRLHNMRTLKHLPPEKQRRIANETLEIFAPLAHRLGISTIKWELEDTSLRYLNPQQYYRIVNLMKKKRAEREDYINEVQTKIRERLEKMNVKAEINGRAKHIYSIYRKMVLQNKQFNEIYDLLAVRIIVDSIKDCYAVLGTIHTHWKPMPGRFKDYIAMPKANMYQSLHTTVIGPKGDPLEVQIRSEDMHKVAEFGVAAHWAYKEGKTVNDSESLETKMSWFREILEWQNDADDAQEFMESLKIDLFSDMVFVFTPKGDVIELPKGSVPLDFAFRIHTEVGNRCIGAKVNGKMVPLDHQLKTGDIVEVLTSKHSYGPSKDWLKITQSSHAKNKIRQWFKKERREENVEKGREQVEKEIEKKGYKIKEVLTSENIERVADKFSFSTEEDMYAAVGYNGITAAQIVTRLTDDIRKKQDEEQESQTLTEAVKELKPQERKSSKTSAGVRVKGIDNLLIRLSRCCNPVPGDDIIGYITKGRGVSIHRKDCPNIADDETNSRLLPVEWEGNQEKPKNYNVDIEISGYDRRALLNDVLQAVAETKTNINAVSGRSDKNKMATIHMTISIQNISHLQRVVDRIKQISDIYSVRRIMH from the coding sequence ATGACTAGTGAGCAAGTTTTTCAAAAAGCAAGCGAATATTTATCTGATCAGGATGTGGCATTTGTACGAAAAGCCTATGAAATGGCAGAGGATGCCCATCGTGAACAATACCGGAAATCAGGAGAACCGTATATTTGGCACCCCATTCAGGTAGCCGGTATTCTTGTTGACTTGAGCATGGATCCCAATACGATCGCTGCTGCTTTTTTGCATGATGTTGTAGAGGATACAGATGTTCCTCTTGAAGAATTAGCTGAGCAGTTTGGTGAAGAAGTGGCTATGCTTGTGGATGGTGTAACAAAGCTCGGAAAAATTAAATATAAATCAAAAGAAGAGCAACAGGCAGAAAACCATAGAAAAATGTTTGTTGCTATGGCACGAGATATACGCGTTATTTTAATTAAACTGGCTGATAGGCTGCATAATATGAGAACATTAAAACATTTACCGCCGGAAAAGCAGCGACGTATTGCCAATGAAACGTTAGAAATTTTTGCTCCTCTTGCTCATAGACTAGGGATTTCTACAATTAAGTGGGAGCTTGAAGATACATCGTTACGGTACCTCAATCCTCAACAATACTATCGTATCGTTAATTTAATGAAGAAGAAACGGGCGGAGCGAGAAGATTATATTAATGAGGTGCAGACGAAAATAAGAGAACGACTTGAAAAAATGAACGTCAAGGCAGAAATTAACGGACGAGCTAAACACATCTATAGTATTTACCGTAAAATGGTGCTGCAAAATAAGCAATTTAATGAAATATATGATCTGCTAGCTGTTCGCATTATTGTTGATAGTATTAAGGATTGCTATGCGGTCCTAGGAACAATTCATACACACTGGAAGCCAATGCCTGGTCGGTTTAAAGATTACATTGCTATGCCGAAAGCTAATATGTATCAATCGCTCCACACAACGGTGATTGGTCCGAAAGGGGACCCTTTAGAAGTCCAAATAAGATCAGAAGACATGCACAAAGTTGCTGAATTCGGTGTTGCAGCACATTGGGCATATAAAGAGGGAAAAACGGTCAATGATTCGGAATCACTCGAAACGAAAATGTCCTGGTTTCGTGAAATTCTTGAATGGCAAAATGATGCTGATGATGCCCAAGAATTTATGGAATCACTAAAAATCGATCTTTTCTCAGATATGGTGTTTGTTTTTACACCTAAAGGGGACGTTATTGAGTTACCAAAGGGCTCTGTACCATTAGACTTTGCATTTAGAATCCATACTGAAGTAGGGAATAGGTGTATTGGAGCAAAAGTAAACGGAAAAATGGTCCCCCTTGATCATCAGTTAAAAACAGGTGACATCGTTGAGGTCTTAACATCAAAACATTCATATGGACCTAGTAAAGACTGGCTTAAAATCACACAAAGCTCTCATGCTAAAAATAAAATTCGACAATGGTTTAAAAAAGAGCGCCGAGAAGAGAATGTTGAAAAAGGACGGGAGCAAGTAGAGAAGGAAATTGAGAAAAAAGGCTATAAAATTAAGGAAGTACTAACAAGTGAAAATATTGAGCGAGTGGCAGATAAATTTAGTTTTTCCACAGAAGAAGACATGTATGCAGCTGTAGGTTACAACGGTATTACTGCTGCACAAATCGTCACGAGACTAACGGATGACATTCGTAAAAAACAAGATGAGGAACAAGAAAGTCAAACTTTGACTGAAGCAGTTAAAGAACTTAAGCCTCAAGAAAGAAAATCAAGTAAAACAAGTGCGGGTGTTCGAGTTAAAGGTATTGACAATCTGCTCATAAGATTGTCTCGCTGCTGTAATCCAGTTCCAGGTGACGATATTATTGGATATATTACGAAAGGACGAGGTGTGTCGATTCATCGAAAGGATTGTCCTAACATTGCAGACGATGAAACAAATTCTCGCCTACTACCTGTGGAATGGGAAGGGAACCAGGAGAAACCTAAAAATTATAATGTGGATATTGAGATTTCAGGTTATGATCGCCGTGCTTTATTAAATGATGTGTTACAAGCAGTGGCCGAGACAAAAACGAATATTAATGCCGTGTCTGGCCGTTCAGATAAAAACAAAATGGCGACGATTCACATGACGATATCCATTCAAAATATTTCACATTTACAACGCGTAGTGGACCGGATTAAACAAATTTCAGATATTTACTCTGTTAGAAGGATTATGCATTAG
- the recJ gene encoding single-stranded-DNA-specific exonuclease RecJ, translated as MLYSKAEWKITRIDEDQVQRIAEQTGLSHIAARFLVQRGMTTKETIDAFLHMNDEALLDPYRLKDMDKTVTRIKKAIDHGERILIFGDYDADGVTSTSLLYLTLREMGAEAGFYVPNRFTEGYGPNENAFRQAADENVSLIVTVDTGIAAVHEAKVAKELGVDLIITDHHEPPPELPDAFAVINPKQPTCSYENKHLAGVGVAFKVAHALLGRVPEEFYDLVAIGTIADLVTLQGENRYLAMKGIQSLTRSQRPGLKALLERAGSTQQEINEEQVGFLIGPRLNAAGRLDSADPAVELLITEDIIEADELAQMIDDLNKERQKIVKDITKEAEAMVEEAGIPPVIVVGREGWNPGVIGIVASRLVEKFYRPTIVLSYDSEKGQAKGSARSIEGFDMFASLSQCREWLPHFGGHTMAAGLTMDLSHVDMLREKLSDMAVSTLTEKEWQKSLDIDLPISLNEVSLQAISDLQQMSPFGMGNPAPVFLIENVHLHTIKKIGANEDHLKLTVADNEREHQLDCIGFRMGSVHDHISPLSKVSAVGKLGVNEWNGQSKPQFIIDDIKVTNWQLFDFRGDKRIWQNKVLMALEECTVIVFRSYPDDLPELPASWEVIQMNKVSEQEAKEKVAIAKHLLLMDLPDSVTKFEHVMFHAHALENVYVAFQHDKDYFFETIPTRDHFKWLYALLLKRKTFDLQRKGKELAKYKGWTEEAVHFMCQVFFELEFVKINKGVVELTDQPVKKDLAESPTYQKRIEENKIEKELYYSSLRSLKEVMDMARKGNQLTSV; from the coding sequence ATGCTTTATTCAAAAGCAGAGTGGAAGATTACGAGAATTGATGAAGATCAAGTCCAACGAATTGCAGAACAAACTGGACTTTCACATATTGCAGCTCGTTTTCTCGTTCAACGGGGGATGACGACGAAAGAAACAATTGATGCTTTTTTACATATGAATGATGAGGCACTACTTGATCCGTATCGTTTGAAAGATATGGACAAAACGGTCACTCGTATAAAAAAAGCGATTGATCATGGAGAAAGAATTTTGATTTTTGGGGATTATGATGCAGATGGTGTTACAAGCACATCTCTTCTCTATTTAACATTAAGAGAAATGGGAGCTGAAGCCGGTTTTTATGTACCTAACAGGTTTACTGAAGGGTATGGGCCCAATGAGAATGCCTTCCGTCAAGCAGCAGATGAAAACGTTTCATTGATTGTGACAGTGGATACAGGAATTGCTGCAGTTCATGAAGCAAAGGTTGCAAAGGAGTTAGGGGTAGATTTAATCATTACTGACCACCATGAGCCGCCACCTGAACTGCCGGATGCTTTTGCTGTCATTAACCCAAAGCAACCGACGTGTTCTTATGAGAATAAACATTTAGCAGGGGTCGGGGTGGCATTTAAAGTAGCTCATGCACTATTGGGGCGAGTACCAGAAGAATTCTATGATTTAGTAGCTATTGGTACCATTGCTGATCTCGTGACGTTACAAGGAGAAAATCGTTATTTAGCTATGAAGGGAATCCAAAGTTTAACGCGCAGTCAACGTCCCGGTTTAAAAGCGTTATTAGAGCGAGCAGGTTCCACACAACAAGAAATAAACGAAGAACAAGTGGGTTTTCTTATTGGGCCAAGACTCAATGCAGCAGGTCGCCTAGATTCTGCTGATCCTGCAGTGGAGCTGTTAATTACTGAGGATATAATAGAAGCGGATGAGCTGGCACAAATGATTGATGATTTGAATAAAGAGCGCCAAAAAATCGTAAAAGATATCACGAAAGAGGCGGAGGCAATGGTTGAAGAAGCTGGTATTCCCCCAGTCATTGTCGTTGGGAGGGAAGGTTGGAATCCTGGTGTGATTGGGATTGTTGCCAGCCGCCTCGTAGAAAAATTTTACCGCCCAACAATTGTTTTAAGTTATGATAGTGAAAAGGGTCAAGCGAAGGGGTCTGCTAGAAGTATCGAAGGCTTTGATATGTTTGCCTCGTTATCTCAATGTAGAGAATGGCTTCCACATTTCGGAGGACATACGATGGCAGCTGGACTTACAATGGATTTAAGCCATGTGGATATGCTAAGAGAAAAGTTAAGTGATATGGCAGTTTCAACATTGACAGAGAAAGAATGGCAAAAGTCCCTTGATATAGACTTACCAATCAGTTTAAATGAAGTATCGCTACAGGCCATAAGCGATTTACAGCAAATGTCCCCTTTTGGAATGGGGAATCCGGCGCCCGTGTTTCTAATTGAAAATGTCCACCTTCATACTATTAAGAAAATTGGTGCTAATGAAGATCATCTTAAGTTGACAGTAGCTGACAATGAGCGAGAGCATCAATTAGATTGTATTGGTTTTCGTATGGGGAGTGTTCATGATCATATTTCCCCCCTATCAAAAGTGTCTGCGGTTGGAAAGTTAGGGGTTAATGAATGGAACGGACAAAGTAAACCACAATTCATTATCGACGATATCAAAGTTACCAATTGGCAATTATTTGATTTTAGAGGGGATAAACGAATTTGGCAAAACAAGGTGCTTATGGCTCTTGAAGAATGCACAGTCATTGTCTTCCGATCATATCCAGATGATTTACCAGAACTGCCTGCTTCTTGGGAAGTTATTCAAATGAATAAAGTGAGTGAACAAGAGGCAAAGGAAAAAGTGGCTATAGCTAAACACCTATTATTAATGGATTTGCCTGATTCAGTCACCAAATTTGAGCACGTGATGTTTCATGCTCATGCACTAGAAAATGTATATGTTGCATTCCAACACGACAAAGATTATTTTTTTGAGACTATTCCCACAAGAGACCATTTTAAATGGTTATATGCTTTACTTTTAAAAAGAAAAACATTCGATCTTCAGAGAAAAGGGAAAGAACTGGCTAAATATAAAGGATGGACAGAAGAAGCTGTTCATTTTATGTGTCAGGTGTTTTTTGAGTTGGAATTTGTTAAAATAAATAAGGGTGTGGTGGAACTTACCGACCAACCTGTAAAAAAAGATTTAGCTGAGTCGCCGACTTACCAAAAACGAATTGAAGAAAACAAAATAGAAAAAGAGTTGTACTATTCATCGTTAAGGTCGTTAAAGGAAGTCATGGATATGGCAAGGAAAGGCAATCAATTAACATCCGTCTAG
- a CDS encoding LutB/LldF family L-lactate oxidation iron-sulfur protein — protein MGIKISNDKFFDRVDKGINNQFMREAVAGAQERLEGRKTVTTEAMGNWEDWRDLSEEIRQHTLENLDYYLEQFAENVAEQGGHVFFAANAEEANNYISQVVKKKQAKKIIKSKSMVTEEIGLNEALEQVGCDVIESDLGEWILQLDDHDPPSHIVVPALHKNKEQIRDTFHEKREYKQTSNPNELALFAREQLRQEFLTADVGITGCNFAVAESGSISLVTNEGNARLATTLPKTQITVMGMERIVPTWKELDILVSMLCRSAVGQKLTSYITGLTAGKGAGDVDGPEECHIVIVDNGRSNILGTRFQSALQCIRCAACINVCPVYRHVGGHSYGSIYPGPIGAVLTPLLEGYEDYKELPYASSLCAACTDACPVKIPLHELLIEHRREIVENSGHSTFAEKLAMKGYAFAASHPGLYKVGSSQAPSFIKSVAKGEEDGKGKGPGPVKLWTSIRDLPESGGESFRKWFSEREKGGSGE, from the coding sequence ATGGGGATAAAAATCAGCAACGATAAATTTTTCGATCGAGTCGATAAGGGGATTAATAATCAATTTATGAGAGAGGCCGTGGCAGGAGCTCAAGAGCGACTTGAAGGCAGAAAAACAGTGACGACAGAAGCGATGGGAAACTGGGAAGACTGGCGGGATCTCTCTGAAGAAATCCGTCAGCACACACTTGAAAATCTCGACTATTATTTAGAGCAGTTTGCAGAAAATGTGGCTGAACAAGGAGGTCATGTATTTTTTGCAGCTAATGCAGAAGAAGCAAATAACTATATCAGTCAAGTGGTGAAAAAGAAACAAGCTAAAAAAATAATAAAATCTAAATCAATGGTAACAGAGGAGATTGGTTTAAATGAAGCGTTGGAGCAGGTAGGATGTGATGTGATTGAATCGGATTTAGGTGAATGGATTCTTCAGTTGGACGATCATGATCCACCTTCACACATTGTTGTACCAGCACTTCATAAGAACAAGGAGCAAATTAGAGACACATTTCATGAAAAAAGAGAGTATAAACAAACGTCCAACCCAAACGAACTAGCTCTTTTTGCCAGAGAACAGTTGAGACAAGAATTTCTTACTGCAGACGTAGGTATTACAGGCTGTAACTTTGCTGTGGCAGAATCGGGGTCTATTTCGCTAGTGACTAATGAGGGAAACGCTAGATTAGCTACGACCTTGCCAAAGACACAAATCACTGTCATGGGAATGGAACGAATTGTACCAACTTGGAAGGAATTGGACATTTTAGTTAGTATGCTATGTAGAAGTGCGGTTGGGCAAAAGTTGACAAGTTATATTACTGGTTTAACGGCTGGAAAAGGAGCTGGCGATGTAGATGGTCCTGAAGAATGTCATATCGTCATCGTTGATAACGGACGGTCAAATATTTTAGGAACTCGATTCCAATCAGCATTACAATGTATCCGTTGTGCTGCCTGTATTAATGTTTGTCCAGTATATCGACATGTAGGTGGTCACTCATATGGATCTATCTACCCAGGGCCGATCGGCGCAGTCTTAACCCCTTTGCTAGAAGGTTATGAAGACTATAAAGAATTGCCATATGCCTCTTCGCTCTGTGCTGCTTGTACGGATGCTTGCCCTGTAAAAATACCATTACACGAACTGCTGATTGAGCATCGGCGTGAAATCGTTGAGAATTCAGGGCACTCTACATTTGCTGAAAAATTAGCTATGAAAGGATACGCGTTTGCTGCGAGCCATCCCGGTTTATATAAGGTCGGGTCTAGCCAAGCGCCAAGTTTCATAAAATCAGTGGCAAAAGGAGAGGAAGATGGTAAAGGGAAAGGGCCGGGCCCGGTTAAGTTGTGGACTAGTATACGTGACTTACCTGAATCGGGAGGCGAATCATTCAGGAAATGGTTTAGTGAGCGTGAGAAAGGTGGGAGTGGAGAATGA